A window from Leptospira meyeri encodes these proteins:
- a CDS encoding phytoene desaturase family protein, with product MLHYDTVVIGAGNAGLMAATRLQREGSKTLLLERHNVPGGCATSFVRGDFEFEVALHQLSGVGTESNPFIMRRVFEELGVLDKIDLVQEEELYRIVIPGKLDVTLPADWEELKNHLKSLFPEEENSIDRFFALSEAVVNEYYFVLPRVRLSNDQEKIRTKCPTFSAYGLRSTTDVLNEFFKNEDLISVITPYWSYVGIPTTDLVFAEFIGMVYFYCVYKPWHIKGGSQMLSSALLTSFEEAGGEVRFHCAAEKILTEHGVVRGVLLETGETVSCDAVVSNASPLLTYHEMLDLETPPSVLKDFQSRRMGVSAVCLYLGLDCSPEELGFTTASTFVMTTANSKVTEDRMYTLDAPDWGMVTCYNYIDEELAPKGKSVVTLVALQYGEAWKDVQPEQYISTKYEFGDKLIKLVEMAYPKIRAHIEKAEVATPMTMMRYLNTPGGAIYGFKQNLQDGHLFREPLDAIDGLYSASSWTSMGGFQPTYLNGYNTARKIMKRSKILRKSNTTASTQ from the coding sequence ATGCTTCATTATGACACTGTTGTAATTGGTGCCGGTAACGCCGGTTTAATGGCAGCCACTCGATTGCAGCGAGAAGGTTCAAAAACTTTGTTACTGGAAAGGCATAATGTCCCTGGCGGGTGTGCCACTTCCTTTGTGAGAGGGGATTTTGAATTTGAAGTGGCTCTTCACCAACTGAGTGGGGTTGGAACGGAATCAAATCCTTTCATCATGCGTCGTGTATTTGAAGAACTTGGTGTTCTGGATAAGATAGATCTAGTTCAAGAAGAAGAACTCTATCGTATCGTAATCCCTGGAAAATTAGATGTTACATTACCTGCCGACTGGGAAGAATTAAAAAACCACTTAAAGAGTCTTTTTCCAGAAGAAGAGAATTCGATTGATCGTTTTTTTGCTCTTAGTGAAGCCGTTGTCAATGAATATTATTTTGTGTTACCAAGGGTCAGATTATCTAATGATCAAGAAAAAATTCGAACAAAGTGTCCTACTTTTTCAGCATATGGACTTCGTTCTACAACTGATGTTCTAAATGAATTTTTTAAAAATGAAGACTTAATCAGTGTAATCACACCTTATTGGAGTTATGTTGGAATACCTACGACGGATTTGGTGTTTGCTGAATTCATCGGTATGGTATATTTTTATTGTGTTTATAAACCTTGGCATATCAAAGGTGGCTCCCAAATGCTTTCGAGTGCACTTCTTACTTCCTTTGAAGAAGCCGGTGGAGAAGTTCGCTTCCATTGTGCGGCGGAAAAAATCCTTACGGAACATGGTGTAGTGCGAGGGGTTCTTTTGGAAACAGGAGAAACTGTCAGTTGTGATGCCGTTGTTTCCAATGCTAGTCCTCTCCTCACTTATCATGAAATGTTGGATTTAGAAACTCCTCCTTCTGTTTTAAAAGATTTCCAATCAAGACGAATGGGTGTTTCGGCAGTTTGTTTATATTTGGGTTTGGATTGTTCTCCTGAAGAATTAGGATTCACAACTGCTTCGACCTTTGTGATGACAACAGCTAACTCAAAAGTCACAGAAGACCGCATGTATACTTTGGATGCTCCCGATTGGGGGATGGTCACTTGTTATAATTATATCGATGAGGAATTGGCCCCAAAAGGAAAATCAGTCGTCACTCTTGTTGCATTACAATATGGAGAGGCTTGGAAGGATGTACAACCGGAACAATATATTTCCACAAAATATGAGTTTGGTGATAAACTTATCAAACTTGTTGAGATGGCATACCCTAAAATCAGAGCACATATTGAAAAAGCAGAAGTGGCCACACCAATGACGATGATGCGTTATCTAAATACACCAGGTGGTGCCATTTATGGGTTCAAACAAAATTTACAAGATGGTCATCTATTCCGTGAACCTTTGGATGCGATTGATGGACTTTATTCAGCCAGCAGTTGGACAAGTATGGGCGGCTTCCAACCAACGTATTTGAATGGTTACAATACGGCGCGGAAGATTATGAAACGGTCGAAGATTCTTCGTAAATCAAATACAACTGCTTCCACTCAATGA
- a CDS encoding TetR/AcrR family transcriptional regulator, whose amino-acid sequence MAGKKEKIDKQTTSYHHGDLRPALISAARSLLQKQGADALSLRSIASAIGVTHMAPYAHFKGKQELLQSVAASGYDELAANMLKAQKKHPNVHGRMMAYHYGVEYIHFAIASPNLYRLMMNQIDLGKKKGSETIEREIWVSSQRPFRLLFAAFANEKVSKKIAHARALGAWATVHGIASLAIDGHLVLPEGMDVIQLFKATVSSSVEIE is encoded by the coding sequence ATGGCCGGGAAAAAAGAGAAAATAGACAAACAAACGACTTCCTACCATCACGGAGACCTTCGCCCTGCCCTCATCTCTGCCGCACGAAGTTTATTACAAAAACAAGGGGCCGATGCCCTTTCTTTACGGTCCATAGCCTCCGCCATTGGTGTCACACATATGGCCCCCTATGCACATTTTAAAGGGAAACAAGAACTACTCCAGTCAGTTGCCGCATCTGGGTATGATGAACTGGCAGCCAATATGCTGAAGGCCCAAAAAAAACATCCGAATGTTCATGGTAGAATGATGGCTTATCATTATGGTGTGGAATACATCCATTTTGCCATCGCAAGCCCCAACCTTTACCGTTTGATGATGAACCAAATTGATTTGGGAAAAAAAAAGGGTTCCGAGACAATTGAAAGAGAGATATGGGTGAGTTCTCAGCGCCCCTTTCGTTTGTTGTTTGCTGCTTTTGCGAATGAAAAGGTTAGTAAAAAAATAGCTCATGCAAGAGCACTTGGTGCTTGGGCCACTGTACATGGAATCGCCTCTCTTGCCATCGATGGACACTTAGTCCTTCCGGAAGGAATGGATGTCATACAACTTTTCAAAGCAACTGTTAGTTCCTCTGTGGAGATAGAGTAG
- a CDS encoding VOC family protein, with protein MAKSKLLEMHNVGIVVESLDNAISFFQEIGLTLEGRMVVAGEWAGKVTGLKDQEVEIAMMVTPDGHTRIELSQFISPKTVADHRTAPVNSLGYLRIMFRVDNLEELISRLKKHGTTVVGEVVLFENIYKLCYIRGVEGILIGLAEQIGTQTATDLLEN; from the coding sequence ATGGCAAAAAGCAAACTACTAGAAATGCATAATGTCGGTATTGTTGTTGAATCACTCGACAATGCCATTTCTTTTTTCCAAGAAATCGGGTTAACACTGGAAGGCCGTATGGTCGTTGCTGGCGAGTGGGCAGGGAAAGTCACAGGACTTAAGGATCAGGAAGTAGAGATTGCCATGATGGTTACCCCAGATGGACACACTCGCATTGAACTCTCTCAATTTATTTCCCCGAAAACAGTCGCAGACCACAGAACCGCTCCTGTCAATTCGCTTGGTTATCTTCGGATCATGTTTAGAGTGGACAACCTAGAAGAATTAATATCACGACTCAAGAAACACGGTACCACAGTAGTAGGAGAAGTTGTATTATTTGAAAATATATACAAACTCTGTTACATTCGGGGAGTGGAAGGAATCCTCATTGGACTTGCCGAACAAATTGGAACCCAAACAGCTACAGATTTATTAGAAAACTGA
- a CDS encoding GyrI-like domain-containing protein: MSELMEPLVKTEKFTVMGLKIRTSNAPGDADIKIPATYSRFYKEDIPKQMETFRKYDPLFAVYFNYTSDENGAYDFLLGYAVEANTKLLPGMELVHIEPQNGRYFQIQPGAPEEVVPKFWAEIWNHPEIPRIRTYQTDWEEYSEAGIRVFLSTK; this comes from the coding sequence ATGTCGGAACTGATGGAACCATTGGTAAAAACTGAAAAATTCACGGTGATGGGTCTTAAAATCCGGACTTCCAACGCACCTGGTGATGCTGATATCAAAATACCCGCAACGTACTCTCGGTTTTACAAAGAAGACATCCCTAAACAGATGGAAACGTTTCGAAAGTATGATCCGCTTTTTGCTGTTTATTTCAACTACACATCTGACGAAAACGGTGCTTATGATTTTTTGTTAGGTTATGCCGTAGAAGCAAACACAAAGTTATTACCCGGAATGGAGTTAGTTCACATCGAACCACAAAACGGTCGTTATTTTCAAATCCAACCCGGGGCACCGGAAGAAGTTGTTCCTAAATTTTGGGCAGAAATTTGGAACCATCCAGAGATTCCCAGAATCAGAACTTACCAAACTGATTGGGAAGAATATTCGGAAGCTGGGATCAGAGTTTTTTTATCTACAAAGTAG
- a CDS encoding PrsW family glutamic-type intramembrane protease, translated as MKEIGPIDYLIGAFTILPWAIVIWKAYKPKKGWQEVFGILLALFFGWLSTDLILRLHPILWPETDFMPKKKVSMLSQTAHLAFIQAGITEETFKIFFIMVLSFILGYDKKTKTFSPNVVLFGSFVAMGFSFIENTHYIAREPDEKKFDLFIARTVHSSNIHLLINLCFSLFLLKSNLRIESANKRLYIILGFALAVMQHGVVDFLLIPGSIIGLWIATALFVGIWVWTVNDWRELVVDGNLQPIENLTNREEVK; from the coding sequence ATGAAAGAAATTGGACCCATTGATTATTTGATTGGAGCATTCACGATTCTTCCTTGGGCCATAGTCATTTGGAAGGCATACAAACCAAAAAAAGGTTGGCAGGAAGTTTTTGGCATTCTTTTGGCTTTGTTCTTTGGTTGGTTGTCCACAGATCTGATTCTTAGACTTCATCCCATCCTTTGGCCAGAAACTGATTTTATGCCAAAGAAAAAAGTAAGTATGTTATCCCAAACAGCTCATTTGGCTTTTATCCAAGCGGGGATCACTGAAGAAACATTTAAGATATTTTTTATTATGGTTTTGTCTTTTATATTGGGTTATGATAAAAAAACAAAAACCTTTTCTCCTAATGTGGTTTTGTTTGGATCTTTTGTTGCAATGGGTTTTTCTTTTATCGAAAACACCCATTACATTGCAAGAGAACCGGACGAAAAAAAATTCGACCTCTTTATTGCAAGAACCGTTCATTCATCCAATATCCATTTGCTGATCAATCTTTGTTTTTCATTGTTTTTGTTGAAAAGTAATTTGAGGATCGAAAGTGCTAACAAACGATTATACATAATATTGGGTTTTGCCTTGGCAGTCATGCAACACGGGGTTGTAGACTTTCTATTGATTCCCGGTTCTATCATTGGCCTTTGGATCGCTACTGCCCTTTTCGTTGGGATTTGGGTTTGGACAGTGAACGATTGGCGGGAACTGGTGGTGGATGGGAATCTCCAACCAATTGAAAATTTAACAAATAGAGAGGAAGTAAAATGA
- a CDS encoding energy transducer TonB family protein, translating to MDSANSKQLSPWAKKSLTFFLWMSPLFSLGPFLALGVLFAFPREFRLRLRATSVIAVYILSWVVFYPIELVHRSGLEWEAVINEFLAKDSRGLQLKFGFVVICFLLLLTNYIHSHKRNKKRESIRTTRLQTDHPYGRIRTEMRIRDSKFDTLLLVLFLALLLNFGFQYLSEKLHPIKSLSPLAPLVDLYQFVFNYSISLCILLFSFNRNKIPSLIAKPYLRYMEGIRIRERWKAAVVSQGRFPFRLELIVKEKAKFRDHILPGFGHIYVYEYWRGFPILFLTLLLFLFSAVWVFSYLSPIFGIQFLAGFGLKPGVPDKDFFISSQNIAYAGFSLLALVGIYFYSSYLLEKSFSLENLGVKEDKVGESEPFFKPGLRKGFRNVLPLSLLFHLILISLVFLIPITLQRGKKKEQSSQKNDHFRPEKMEFYFIDPNVPDDTKGLNGGVVTGNETENKEKGEKISNEKVADNGPVKGQIKKIRGKKVPPTYSNYISAKMRIPESYMDYWAKAPHPYSSVVAYTITQDGDVIDVELVEASDYPDQDLRTLQLVESLGPLMPPPGTKNDIRVTELFWNGPIDPEFVPTQLQKEMINLFDGRYMEELPE from the coding sequence ATGGATTCGGCAAATTCAAAACAACTCTCTCCCTGGGCTAAAAAATCCTTAACCTTCTTCCTTTGGATGTCCCCTCTCTTTTCTCTTGGGCCATTTTTGGCATTGGGAGTTCTATTTGCTTTCCCCAGAGAATTCCGTCTACGCCTTCGTGCCACCTCGGTGATTGCAGTTTATATTCTATCTTGGGTTGTTTTTTATCCCATTGAACTAGTGCACAGGTCGGGACTCGAATGGGAGGCAGTCATAAATGAATTCCTAGCGAAAGATTCTCGGGGGCTCCAGCTAAAGTTTGGGTTTGTGGTCATTTGTTTTCTTTTGCTCCTAACAAACTACATTCATAGCCACAAAAGAAACAAAAAAAGAGAATCCATACGAACGACCCGATTGCAAACAGATCATCCTTACGGAAGGATCCGAACGGAGATGAGAATTCGCGATTCCAAGTTTGATACTTTATTGTTAGTTTTGTTTCTTGCTCTCCTACTCAATTTTGGATTCCAATACCTTTCTGAAAAATTACACCCGATCAAATCACTTTCTCCATTGGCACCGCTTGTGGATCTATACCAGTTTGTTTTTAATTATTCGATTTCACTTTGTATCCTTCTATTTAGTTTCAATCGAAACAAAATTCCGTCTCTGATTGCAAAACCTTATCTACGTTATATGGAAGGGATTCGTATCCGAGAAAGGTGGAAAGCAGCTGTTGTTTCACAAGGAAGATTCCCATTTCGGTTAGAACTTATTGTTAAAGAAAAGGCAAAATTCCGAGACCATATCCTTCCTGGATTTGGACATATTTATGTTTATGAGTATTGGCGTGGGTTCCCGATTTTATTTTTAACTTTGTTGCTTTTTTTGTTTTCTGCTGTTTGGGTATTCTCGTATTTAAGTCCCATTTTTGGAATCCAGTTTTTGGCAGGATTTGGATTAAAACCGGGAGTCCCCGATAAAGATTTTTTTATCTCATCACAAAACATTGCCTATGCGGGCTTTTCATTATTAGCACTTGTTGGAATTTACTTTTACTCCTCTTATTTACTCGAAAAATCCTTTAGTTTAGAAAATTTAGGAGTTAAAGAAGATAAAGTAGGTGAGTCAGAACCCTTTTTCAAACCTGGTCTTCGAAAAGGTTTCAGGAATGTTTTACCACTTTCTTTACTCTTTCATTTAATTTTGATCTCTCTTGTTTTTCTCATCCCGATCACTCTACAACGTGGTAAAAAGAAAGAACAATCCTCACAGAAGAATGATCACTTCCGTCCTGAAAAAATGGAATTCTATTTTATTGATCCTAATGTCCCCGATGATACCAAAGGCCTGAATGGTGGGGTTGTGACGGGGAATGAAACAGAAAACAAGGAAAAAGGAGAAAAGATCTCCAACGAAAAAGTAGCAGATAACGGTCCAGTCAAAGGCCAGATCAAAAAAATTCGAGGGAAAAAAGTCCCACCAACTTACTCTAATTATATCTCTGCAAAAATGCGAATCCCTGAAAGTTACATGGACTATTGGGCCAAGGCCCCCCATCCTTATTCTTCTGTGGTCGCTTATACCATTACCCAAGATGGGGATGTGATTGATGTAGAACTTGTGGAAGCATCGGATTACCCAGACCAAGACCTCCGTACCTTACAACTTGTAGAAAGTTTGGGACCACTTATGCCTCCACCAGGAACTAAAAACGACATCCGCGTGACGGAACTTTTCTGGAATGGACCCATTGATCCTGAATTTGTTCCCACACAATTGCAAAAAGAAATGATCAATTTATTTGACGGGCGTTATATGGAAGAGCTACCAGAATGA
- a CDS encoding glycine--tRNA ligase, with amino-acid sequence MAQPKEKEEQSLKPIVAVSKRRGFVFPGSEIYGGLSNTFDYGPNGIEVLNNLKRLWWEYFVHRRDDVLGLDSSILLHPRVWEASGHISNFNDPLMDCKKCKTRIRVDKFLEDKEGEGAATGKTLEELTNTIRDKAYACPTCGTVGSFTDARQFNLMFKTSHGASEEGATDIYLRPETAQGIFINFKNVTQIARKKVPFGIAQIGKSFRNEIMARQFIFRTREFEQMEMEFFCEPGTQKEWFKYWVDYCMDWLVNVVGLKKENLRVREHEKEELSFYSDSTSDIEYKYPFGWGELWGVASRTDYDLTQHEKFSSEDLKYHDLDQKKKYLPYVVEPALGLNRLFLAVLCDAYEEEKLEKDDIRTVLRFGRRVSPMKVAIFPLMKKDGLDAKAKEIYADLRNHWYVDYDESGAIGKRYRRHDEIGTPFCITVDYDSMSDGTVTIRERDSMKQERIAITEIKSYLINRMV; translated from the coding sequence ATGGCACAGCCGAAAGAGAAAGAAGAGCAGTCGCTCAAACCCATAGTTGCAGTCTCCAAAAGAAGGGGCTTTGTTTTCCCAGGATCCGAAATTTACGGAGGCCTCTCCAATACATTTGACTATGGCCCGAACGGAATCGAAGTATTAAACAACCTAAAACGACTTTGGTGGGAATACTTTGTACACAGACGGGACGATGTTTTGGGACTTGATTCCTCCATCCTCCTCCACCCACGCGTTTGGGAAGCTTCTGGTCATATTTCTAACTTTAACGATCCCCTAATGGATTGCAAAAAATGTAAAACGCGGATCCGCGTGGATAAGTTTTTGGAAGATAAAGAAGGCGAAGGTGCAGCGACAGGAAAAACTCTAGAAGAACTTACAAATACTATCCGAGACAAAGCCTATGCTTGTCCAACTTGTGGCACTGTGGGAAGTTTTACGGATGCCCGCCAATTCAATTTGATGTTCAAAACATCGCATGGTGCCTCCGAAGAAGGTGCCACTGACATTTACCTTCGCCCAGAAACGGCCCAAGGTATTTTTATTAATTTTAAAAATGTAACCCAAATCGCTCGGAAAAAAGTTCCGTTTGGAATTGCACAAATTGGGAAGTCTTTTCGAAACGAAATCATGGCTCGCCAATTTATCTTTCGCACACGTGAGTTCGAACAAATGGAGATGGAGTTTTTCTGCGAACCAGGAACTCAGAAAGAATGGTTTAAGTATTGGGTGGACTACTGCATGGACTGGCTTGTGAATGTGGTTGGTTTAAAAAAAGAAAACTTACGTGTGAGAGAACATGAAAAAGAAGAACTTTCTTTCTACAGTGATTCCACAAGTGATATCGAATACAAATATCCATTTGGTTGGGGGGAACTTTGGGGTGTGGCTTCGAGAACCGATTATGACCTTACCCAACATGAAAAATTTTCTTCGGAAGATTTAAAGTACCATGATCTCGACCAAAAGAAAAAATACCTTCCATATGTAGTCGAACCTGCCCTTGGTCTTAACCGCCTCTTCCTTGCTGTTTTATGTGATGCTTACGAAGAAGAAAAGTTAGAAAAAGACGACATTCGCACTGTCCTTCGTTTTGGAAGACGTGTCAGCCCAATGAAAGTGGCAATTTTCCCTTTGATGAAAAAAGACGGACTCGATGCCAAAGCAAAAGAAATTTATGCGGACCTTCGTAACCATTGGTATGTAGATTACGATGAAAGTGGCGCCATCGGAAAACGTTATCGCCGCCATGACGAAATCGGAACTCCATTTTGTATCACAGTGGATTATGATTCCATGAGTGATGGAACCGTCACCATCCGGGAAAGAGATTCAATGAAACAAGAAAGAATTGCAATCACAGAAATCAAATCTTACCTAATCAACAGAATGGTATAG
- a CDS encoding esterase/lipase family protein yields MIRKGLLAIFITVALASPVLASSGSSSKPLAGTYPIILSHGLFGWGENSGGIISIVNYWGGTDDYLRSQGATVFAPGKTAANSNEVRAAELKAAILTYAAATNYTGKFHILGHSQGGLDSRYMVSNLGLSGRTATLTTLNTPHYGSPIADIVKTVLPSWIQPFVASVVETLVKLVYGGTNQQNALAALASLSKEGLTAFNGYTPNKSGVKYFSYGSSITIPDLIQHPLMGILHPACGAGGLFQGQGFTNDGLVPLSSQKWGTWKGGPSYGIFTTGIDHLQVSNTLRSGSLWYDVEGFYLDMASNMKANQ; encoded by the coding sequence ATGATTCGCAAAGGTCTTTTGGCCATTTTTATCACGGTTGCGTTAGCAAGTCCTGTTCTCGCTAGTTCGGGTTCTTCTTCCAAACCGCTCGCAGGCACTTATCCCATTATCCTTTCTCATGGTCTTTTTGGCTGGGGCGAAAACTCCGGTGGAATCATCAGCATCGTCAACTACTGGGGTGGAACGGACGATTACCTCAGAAGCCAAGGGGCTACTGTATTTGCTCCAGGGAAAACGGCAGCCAACTCAAACGAGGTGCGAGCTGCTGAACTAAAAGCCGCTATCCTTACTTATGCCGCAGCAACAAACTACACTGGAAAGTTCCACATCCTTGGTCACTCTCAAGGTGGACTTGATAGCCGTTATATGGTTTCTAACTTAGGACTTTCTGGTCGCACAGCAACACTCACGACTCTCAACACACCTCACTATGGTTCTCCGATTGCTGACATTGTGAAAACAGTTCTTCCGAGTTGGATCCAACCCTTTGTTGCTAGTGTAGTAGAAACTCTTGTAAAACTTGTTTATGGTGGAACCAACCAACAAAATGCTTTGGCGGCCTTAGCTTCTCTATCAAAAGAAGGACTCACTGCTTTTAACGGATACACTCCAAACAAATCCGGTGTGAAGTATTTCTCTTACGGATCTTCTATCACAATTCCTGACCTAATCCAACACCCGCTCATGGGGATCCTTCACCCTGCTTGTGGGGCCGGTGGACTTTTCCAAGGACAAGGTTTCACAAACGATGGGCTCGTTCCACTTTCTTCACAAAAATGGGGAACATGGAAAGGTGGACCTTCCTATGGAATCTTCACAACTGGAATTGACCACTTACAAGTATCCAACACTCTCCGTTCAGGAAGTCTTTGGTATGATGTGGAAGGTTTCTACCTAGATATGGCTTCTAACATGAAGGCAAATCAGTAA
- a CDS encoding lipase secretion chaperone — translation MNVKIFRYLSYAIGALLLIYFAFRIFSPSELETTNEENPNDKAESYFRTQSDGFSVDPFYLESAKTIFSADGQFLRFEEILAKAKSGELNLVSELWNLRRQCPEGSTREQCHEYIKAFLQNEYGGEEAKRLITMLSNYLKYEEAMVHLDPSSKSYTNQERYEQIKQLRRKYFAKEDAELIFGLEEATADFSFNRKNFLDETKNLKADERIRLYEDYRKKTFGAFYNAVEAREPKFDKFETEMDLRQIELSKLSGPEREVKEKEVRIRYFGKDGNERMEKVLKEMKEEEEKISKLQVEEKKLLKNFPNLSESEREKKLMDLRIQTLGSKELAEEYTRRMEYEKTLKNSGN, via the coding sequence ATGAATGTTAAAATTTTTCGTTATCTAAGTTATGCCATTGGCGCCCTTCTTCTTATCTACTTTGCCTTTCGAATCTTCTCACCAAGTGAGTTAGAAACCACAAATGAGGAAAATCCAAACGACAAAGCAGAGTCCTATTTTCGAACCCAAAGTGATGGATTTTCGGTGGACCCTTTTTATTTAGAATCCGCAAAAACAATTTTTTCAGCCGATGGCCAGTTCCTTCGTTTTGAAGAAATATTAGCAAAAGCAAAATCGGGTGAGTTGAATTTAGTTTCTGAACTTTGGAACCTGCGAAGACAATGTCCGGAAGGGAGCACCCGCGAACAATGCCACGAATACATCAAAGCCTTTCTCCAAAATGAATATGGGGGAGAAGAAGCCAAACGACTGATTACAATGCTTTCCAATTATTTAAAATATGAAGAAGCTATGGTGCATTTGGATCCTTCCAGTAAATCTTATACCAACCAAGAAAGATACGAACAAATCAAACAACTTCGTAGAAAGTATTTTGCCAAAGAAGATGCTGAACTCATTTTCGGATTAGAAGAAGCAACAGCAGATTTTAGTTTCAATAGAAAAAACTTTTTAGATGAAACCAAAAATCTAAAAGCCGACGAAAGAATTCGTTTATATGAGGACTATCGCAAAAAAACTTTTGGGGCATTTTACAATGCAGTTGAAGCAAGAGAACCTAAGTTTGATAAGTTCGAAACCGAAATGGACTTAAGACAAATTGAACTTTCTAAGTTGTCTGGTCCGGAAAGGGAAGTCAAAGAAAAAGAAGTTCGAATTCGTTATTTTGGTAAAGACGGGAACGAAAGGATGGAGAAGGTTTTAAAGGAGATGAAAGAAGAGGAAGAAAAAATTTCTAAACTCCAAGTCGAAGAAAAAAAACTATTAAAAAACTTTCCCAATCTTTCTGAGTCAGAACGTGAAAAGAAACTGATGGACCTTCGTATCCAAACCTTGGGAAGTAAAGAACTAGCAGAGGAATACACAAGAAGAATGGAATATGAGAAAACACTCAAAAATTCCGGAAATTAA
- the lnt gene encoding apolipoprotein N-acyltransferase, whose amino-acid sequence MRKHSKIPEIKYPILILFPVSVFFALALEPFGLTSAGFLCIFLLLHFTKQLTVSSSWKKTFIGTILFSSLVTLTSFYWIWNAIRNISSQGVLVSAFLFLVYALLSFYKIGIVFFGSVFLTKHRAIKDSHLFLFVLPSLFLISDWICPMVFPVYWGDLFRNQILWRQMARFGIEVLGFVSVVSASLLYLMLLKSAKGVKSYLPFLFPIFCFFSMNLYFLAETIPQGPTIHLALLQPNTTYAKKEIQENQDWMTKTIQSVYDIGLEAIQNSPKPIDLLVMPESSIPFLGTLDSKDPNSTYSKSFVDITTSLVQIGKTPLAFNELVWDQGSRNSFTVLHPLSLSSERRYKQVLLPFGEYLPGETEFPWLRTIFPETSRHIPGKLTDALGFQTKTGETVTFSPLICYEVLYPEFVRKIVNHSPSEFILNLTNDSWFESLTETKQHAGAGRLRSIESGRPVVRVAVTGLTIAFDPWGREMMGDLQTFQKAIGYLDLPTVTKERTTPYLQFGPSPWRIMALFLIFFVFFRSPPQLVPHKKKNEIEI is encoded by the coding sequence ATGAGAAAACACTCAAAAATTCCGGAAATTAAATATCCAATCCTTATACTTTTTCCAGTCTCAGTTTTTTTTGCACTGGCCTTAGAACCCTTTGGACTCACCTCTGCGGGGTTTCTTTGTATCTTTCTATTGCTTCACTTCACAAAACAACTAACGGTTAGTTCTAGTTGGAAAAAAACCTTTATTGGCACCATTTTGTTTTCCTCACTTGTGACATTGACAAGTTTTTATTGGATCTGGAATGCCATTCGCAATATTTCTAGCCAAGGGGTTCTGGTCTCGGCTTTTCTCTTTTTGGTCTATGCACTTCTTTCTTTTTATAAAATAGGAATTGTTTTTTTTGGTTCTGTTTTTTTAACCAAACATCGAGCCATCAAGGACTCTCATTTATTTTTATTTGTCCTTCCTTCTTTATTTTTAATATCTGATTGGATTTGCCCCATGGTATTTCCCGTATATTGGGGTGATCTATTTCGAAACCAAATCCTTTGGCGCCAAATGGCAAGGTTCGGCATTGAGGTTTTGGGTTTTGTTTCCGTGGTCTCTGCCTCCCTCCTGTATTTAATGCTTTTAAAATCCGCTAAGGGAGTAAAAAGTTATCTCCCTTTTTTATTCCCAATTTTTTGTTTTTTTTCGATGAATCTCTATTTTCTAGCAGAAACCATACCCCAAGGCCCAACCATCCACCTCGCATTACTGCAACCAAATACGACTTATGCGAAGAAAGAAATTCAAGAAAACCAGGACTGGATGACAAAAACCATCCAATCCGTTTATGATATAGGACTTGAGGCCATTCAAAATTCTCCAAAACCCATTGATTTACTGGTGATGCCTGAATCTTCGATTCCCTTTTTGGGCACTCTTGATTCAAAAGATCCTAATTCAACGTATAGCAAAAGTTTTGTGGATATTACAACAAGTTTGGTTCAAATTGGCAAAACCCCTCTCGCATTTAATGAATTAGTTTGGGACCAAGGTTCAAGGAACTCATTCACCGTCCTTCATCCTTTGTCCCTATCATCAGAAAGACGATACAAACAAGTATTATTACCCTTTGGAGAGTATTTACCGGGGGAAACAGAATTTCCTTGGTTACGAACTATCTTCCCAGAAACCAGCCGTCACATTCCAGGAAAACTAACAGATGCTTTAGGGTTCCAAACAAAAACGGGCGAAACAGTTACATTTAGTCCGCTGATTTGTTATGAAGTTCTTTATCCCGAATTTGTTAGAAAGATAGTCAATCATTCTCCTTCTGAGTTCATTCTGAATCTTACCAATGATTCCTGGTTTGAAAGTTTAACGGAAACCAAACAACATGCGGGAGCAGGTAGGCTAAGATCGATCGAATCTGGTAGGCCGGTCGTTCGTGTTGCGGTCACAGGGCTCACCATAGCTTTTGATCCATGGGGTAGAGAAATGATGGGCGATTTACAAACATTCCAAAAAGCCATCGGTTATCTTGATTTACCAACAGTGACCAAGGAGAGAACCACGCCTTATCTCCAATTCGGCCCGAGTCCTTGGCGAATCATGGCCCTTTTTCTAATATTTTTTGTTTTTTTCCGTAGTCCACCTCAGTTAGTCCCTCATAAAAAGAAAAATGAAATTGAAATTTAG